TTCGAACGGGCCTGGGGTCTCGAACTGCTGGTGGAGACCGCCCGGATGTGGCGTTCGCTCGGCCACCACGACGCGGTCGGCCGGTTCCGGATCGAGGGCGTCACCGGGCCGGACGAGTACAGCGCCGTCGCCGACAACAACGTCTTCACCAACCTGATGGCCCAGGCCAACCTGCTCGCCGCCGCCGAGGCCGCCACCCGGCACCCGCAGGAGGCCGCCGGACTCGGCGTGGACACCGAGGAGGCCGCCGCCTGGCGGGACGCCGCGGCCGCGATGTTCATCCCGTACGACGAGAACCTGGGTGTCCACCCGCAGGCCGACGGCTTCACCGACCACCAGCTGTGGGACTTCGAGCGGACACCCGCCGACAACTACCCGCTGCTGCTGCACTATCCGTACTTCGACCTGTACCGCAAGCAGGTCGTGAAGCAGGCCGACCTGGTGCTGGCCATGCAGGTGCGCGGTGACGCCTTCACCGACGAGCAGAAGGCCCGGAACTTCGCGTACTACGAGCGCCTGACCGTCCGGGACTCCTCGCTCTCGGCCTGCACCCAGGCGGTGATCGCCGCCGAGGTCGGCCAGCTCGACCTCGCCTACGACTACACGGCCGAGGCGGCCCTGATGGACCTGCACGACCTCGGCGGCAACACCGGGGACGGCCTGCACATGGCCTCGCTGGCCGGGGCCTGCATCGCGGTGGTGGCCGGCTTCGGAGGGCTGCGGGACCGGCAGGGCAAGCTCTCCTTCCGGCCGCGGCTGCCCTCCGGCCTGCGGCGGCTGGCGTTCGCGCTGAAAGTCCGCGACGCACTGCTGCGGGTCGAGATCACGCACGCGGTGACCACATACACGCTGCGCCGGGGCAAGGTGCTGACCGTGCTGCACGACGGCGAGGCGCTGACCGTCGAGTCCGGGGTGCCGGTGGAGCGTCCCACCACGGCCGTGGAGGCGCCGGCCGAGCGCTGCGTGCAGCCGCCCGGGCGGGAGCCCGCCCGCCGGCACGCCCAGGCGGGCGTGCACGCGCCCGCGCCCCCGCCGGTGGAGCACCTCCAGGCGGAGTGAGGGCGGGCCGGCCCTCACCCGTTCGCCGCCGCCCGGGTGCCGGGCGGTGCCGGCCGTCGCACGGTGGTGAGGTCGTGCGGCCGGTCGGCGAGAGGCGGTTGTGGTGGGCAGTGTGGCCGAGCAGATGGTGGAGGTGCTCCGCCAGGCCGGTGCGGAGCGGGTGTACGGCGTCGTCGGCGACAGTCTGAACCCGGTGGTGGACGCCATCCGGCGCGCCGAGGGGATCTCCTGGGTGCACGTCCGCAACGAGGAGGCCGGGGCGTTCGCGGCCGCCGCGGAGGCCGAGCTCACCGGCCGGCTCGCGGTCTGCGCCGGCTCCTGCGGGCCCGGCAACACCCACCTGATCCAGGGTCTCTACGACGCCCAGCGCAGCGGCGTGCCGGTGCTGGCGCTGGTCTCGCACATCCCGTCCGGCCAGATCGGCACCGGCTTCTTCCAGGAGACCCATCCGGAACGGGTGTTCACCGACTGCTCGGGCTTCTGCGAGATGGTCTCCAACCCCGCCCAGCTGCCGCGGCTGCTGCGGATCGCCGTGCAGCACGCGCTCGGCGCGCACGGCGTCGCGGTGCTGGTGTTCCCCGGGGACGTGGCGGCGCAGCCCGCCGCGGGCCCGACCGGCGACAGCCACTTCCTCACCGAGCAGGCGGTGGCCGCCCCGCCGTGGAGCCAGGTCCGGGCGCTCGCCGACGCCCTGGACTCCGCCAGGACGGTCGCGCTGTTCTGCGGCGCCGGGGTGCGCGGCGCGCACGAGGAGGTGATGAAGCTCGCGGCCGCCCTCCAGGCCCCGGTCGGCCACTCGCTGCGTGGCAAGGAGCACATCCAGTTCGACAACCCGTACGACGTCGGGATGAGCGGCCTGCTCGGCTACGGCGCCTGCCACGAGGCCCTGCACGAAGCCGAGTTGGTGCTGCTGCTGGGCACCGACTTCCCGTACGACTCGTTCCTGCCGCAGCGCCGGGTGATCCAGGTCGACCACGACGCGACCCGGCTCGGGCGCCGGGCACCGCTCGAACTCGCCGTCCACGGCGACGTGTCGGCGACCCTGCGGGCGGTGCTGCCGCTGCTCGCGCAGAAGACCGGCCGCGGCTTCCTCGACGACATGCTGACCCGGCACGCACGGGCCCTGGAGAACGTGGTCGGCGCCTACACCCGGGACATCGAGCGGCACACGCCGATCCACCCCGAGTACGTGGCATCGGTGCTGGACGAGGTCGCCGCCGACGACGCCGTGTTCACCGTGGACACCGGGATGTGCAACGTCTGGGCCGCCCGCTACCTGACGCCGAACGGGCGCCGCCGGGTGATCGGGTCCTTCCTGCACGGCTCGATGGCGAACGCGCTGCCGCACGCGATCGGCGCCCAGTTCGCCTTCCCCGGGCGGCAGGTGGTCTCGATGTCCGGCGACGGCGGGCTGAGCATGCTGCTCGGCGAGCTGCTGACCGTGGCCAGGCACCGGCTGCCGGTGAAGACCGTGGTCTTCAACAACGGGGCGCTCGGCATGATCAAGCTGGAGATGCTGGTCAGCGGCTACCCGGAGTGGGAGGTCGACAACGGCGACGTCGACTACGCGGCGATCGCCCGGGCGGCGGGCATCCCCGCGAAGCGGGTCACCGACCCGGCCAAGGTCCGCGAGGTGCTCGCCGAGGCGCTGGAGCGACCCGGCCCGGCGCTGGTGGACGTGGTCACCGACCCCAACGCGCTCTCCATCCCGCCGCACATCACCGCGGCCCAGGTGAAGGGCTTCGCGCTGGCCGCGGGCCGTACGGTGCTGTCCGGCGGCGTCG
The Kitasatospora paranensis genome window above contains:
- a CDS encoding pyruvate dehydrogenase, encoding MGSVAEQMVEVLRQAGAERVYGVVGDSLNPVVDAIRRAEGISWVHVRNEEAGAFAAAAEAELTGRLAVCAGSCGPGNTHLIQGLYDAQRSGVPVLALVSHIPSGQIGTGFFQETHPERVFTDCSGFCEMVSNPAQLPRLLRIAVQHALGAHGVAVLVFPGDVAAQPAAGPTGDSHFLTEQAVAAPPWSQVRALADALDSARTVALFCGAGVRGAHEEVMKLAAALQAPVGHSLRGKEHIQFDNPYDVGMSGLLGYGACHEALHEAELVLLLGTDFPYDSFLPQRRVIQVDHDATRLGRRAPLELAVHGDVSATLRAVLPLLAQKTGRGFLDDMLTRHARALENVVGAYTRDIERHTPIHPEYVASVLDEVAADDAVFTVDTGMCNVWAARYLTPNGRRRVIGSFLHGSMANALPHAIGAQFAFPGRQVVSMSGDGGLSMLLGELLTVARHRLPVKTVVFNNGALGMIKLEMLVSGYPEWEVDNGDVDYAAIARAAGIPAKRVTDPAKVREVLAEALERPGPALVDVVTDPNALSIPPHITAAQVKGFALAAGRTVLSGGVGRMIDLARSNLRNIPRP